In the Primulina eburnea isolate SZY01 unplaced genomic scaffold, ASM2296580v1 ctg739_ERROPOS11973397, whole genome shotgun sequence genome, one interval contains:
- the LOC140821907 gene encoding protein-tyrosine-phosphatase MKP1-like isoform X1 gives MIREEEKEQSPGGSWKTYSRSVSWTGHPPRKSNSKPQWNSKARACLPPLQPLSIIRPSFEDWPKAGSDDLGIWPNPPTPGARPGSATPCENSALDKPPREFDFRKDKLAFFEKECSRILDHIYLGSVAVAKNRENLHQNGITHVLNCVGFVCPEYFKKELVYKTLWLHDCPSEDITSILYDVFDYFEDVREQGKRVLVHCCQGVSRSNSLVIAYLMWKEGMSFDDAFQHVKAARGVTNPNVGFACQLLQCQKRVHALPASPTSVLRMYRMAPHSPYDPLHLVPKLLCDPIEQKLDSRGAFIIHIPCALYVWTGQHCSPVMSDNAMAAASQVIRYEKAQGPVITLKEGEETFEFWDALRYCRVNSEKESMPVEFDVVPATAHQSVGERKLLEYDLDFEIFHRALSGGVLPPCPLLEAGSVTHLPARENGWNRLRRKFASGVVKEFITSSKINSSGFPEHDLDFELSHGATPGEVAPSYPSMESGSQTCLPARENGWNRLRRKFSGGILKEHITSSKFNPSASQVSNGPYSIDICEEVEDFVSASDVSVSSNSRCDSPFSFASFVTSSPGLSKSNLKEVEFAAPLSEIALSRSPSFNLVDSFSSFLVSKSKSCSPSPALSPATSDYSSSFTFSPSSSNWSDLTFVSAQPSPNGLESRDADPGKRGPVEETVSVGQEVPGQCSSCGETLPSLSEHMGSHFPSRMILRSTAEVSRNTENLTSYMGNNVLKDVGCNSFNSDVPSEREGKKPISDANGYVPNDEF, from the coding sequence ATGATAAGGGAAGAAGAGAAGGAGCAATCACCAGGTGGAAGTTGGAAGACATACTCAAGGTCGGTTTCATGGACTGGACATCCACCAAGAAAGTCTAATTCTAAACCACAATGGAACAGCAAAGCACGAGCTTGTTTGCCGCCACTTCAACCTCTCTCTATCATTAGACCGAGTTTTGAGGATTGGCCAAAAGCTGGGTCGGATGATCTTGGTATATGGCCAAATCCTCCAACTCCCGGTGCAAGGCCTGGGTCCGCAACTCCCTGTGAAAATTCAGCCTTAGATAAACCTCCTCGAGAATTTGACTTTAGAAAAGACAAGCTTGCCTTTTTTGAGAAGGAATGCTCAAGGATTTTAGATCATATATATTTGGGTAGTGTTGCCGTTGCAAAGAATCGCGAAAACCTCCACCAGAATGGAATCACTCATGTGCTGAACTGTGTGGGGTTTGTTTGCCCAGAATATTTTAAGAAGGAACTTGTGTACAAAACACTTTGGCTGCATGACTGCCCGTCTGAGGATATAACAAGTATTCTCTATGATGTGTTTGATTATTTTGAAGATGTTCGGGAACAAGGCAAGCGCGTTCTCGTACACTGCTGTCAAGGTGTGTCTCGATCAAACTCGTTAGTCATTGCATATCTTATGTGGAAAGAGGGGATGAGCTTTGATGATGCATTTCAGCATGTCAAGGCAGCCAGAGGAGTGACTAATCCAAATGTGGGATTTGCTTGCCAACTGTTGCAGTGCCAAAAACGAGTTCATGCTCTCCCTGCAAGCCCTACTTCTGTTCTTAGGATGTACCGTATGGCACCTCACTCCCCATATGATCCCCTGCATCTTGTACCAAAACTGTTGTGTGACCCCATTGAGCAAAAACTCGACTCTAGAGGAGCTTTCATTATTCACATTCCTTGTGCTTTATATGTATGGACCGGGCAGCATTGCTCCCCTGTGATGTCAGATAATGCCATGGCAGCTGCCTCTCAAGTAATTCGTTATGAAAAGGCTCAGGGTCCAGTTATTACTCTTAAAGAAGGTGAAGAGACATTTGAATTTTGGGATGCTCTCCGCTACTGCCGTGTAAACTCCGAGAAAGAAAGTATGCCTGTGGAGTTTGATGTGGTGCCCGCTACAGCTCATCAATCTGTTGGTGAAAGGAAACTCCTAGAGTACGATTTAGATTTCGAAATATTTCACAGAGCACTTTCTGGTGGGGTCTTACCACCGTGTCCGTTATTGGAAGCAGGATCTGTGACGCATCTTCCTGCTAGAGAGAATGGTTGGAACAGATTGAGGAGAAAGTTTGCCAGTGGTGTTGTGAAAGAATTTATTACCTCGTCTAAAATCAACTCTAGTGGCTTTCCAGAGCATGATTTAGATTTTGAATTATCTCACGGAGCAACTCCTGGTGAGGTTGCACCATCATATCCATCAATGGAATCAGGATCTCAAACATGTCTTCCAGCAAGAGAGAATGGTTGGAACAGATTGAGGAGAAAATTTTCCGGTGGTATTTTGAAAGAACATATCACCTCTTCTAAATTCAACCCTAGTGCCTCCCAAGTAAGTAATGGACCCTATTCAATTGATATATGTGAAGAAGTTGAAGATTTTGTATCGGCTTCTGATGTTTCAGTGTCTTCCAATAGTCGGTGtgattcacctttttcatttgcTTCGTTTGTAACCAGCAGCCCTGGTTtgtccaaaagtaacttaaaagaAGTGGAATTTGCAGCTCCTCTTTCTGAGATTGCATTGTCTCGATCACCATCATTCAATCTGGTGGATTCTTTTTCGTCTTTTCTGGTTAGTAAATCCAAGTCCTGTTCACCATCACCGGCACTTTCACCAGCTACCTCTGATTATTCAAGTTCATTTACCTTCTCCCCATCATCATCCAACTGGTCTGACTTAACGTTTGTATCGGCTCAGCCATCTCCTAATGGACTCGAATCCAGAGATGCTGATCCCGGTAAGCGTGGTCCTGTAGAGGAAACTGTTTCTGTAGGTCAAGAAGTACCCGGTCAATGTTCATCCTGTGGAGAGACTTTGCCCTCCCTTTCAGAGCATATGGGCAGCCATTTTCCTTCTAGGATGATCCTGCGCTCCACTGCAGAAGTGTCTCGTAATACAGAAAACTTGACAAGCTACATGGGAAACAATGTATTGAAAGATGTTGGATGCAACAGCTTTAATAGTGATGTTCCTTCCGAGAGGGAGGGGAAAAAGCCAATTTCAGATGCAAATGGTTATGTTCCTAATGATGAGTTTTAA
- the LOC140821907 gene encoding protein-tyrosine-phosphatase MKP1-like isoform X2 yields the protein MEEEKEQSPGGSWKTYSRSVSWTGHPPRKSNSKPQWNSKARACLPPLQPLSIIRPSFEDWPKAGSDDLGIWPNPPTPGARPGSATPCENSALDKPPREFDFRKDKLAFFEKECSRILDHIYLGSVAVAKNRENLHQNGITHVLNCVGFVCPEYFKKELVYKTLWLHDCPSEDITSILYDVFDYFEDVREQGKRVLVHCCQGVSRSNSLVIAYLMWKEGMSFDDAFQHVKAARGVTNPNVGFACQLLQCQKRVHALPASPTSVLRMYRMAPHSPYDPLHLVPKLLCDPIEQKLDSRGAFIIHIPCALYVWTGQHCSPVMSDNAMAAASQVIRYEKAQGPVITLKEGEETFEFWDALRYCRVNSEKESMPVEFDVVPATAHQSVGERKLLEYDLDFEIFHRALSGGVLPPCPLLEAGSVTHLPARENGWNRLRRKFASGVVKEFITSSKINSSGFPEHDLDFELSHGATPGEVAPSYPSMESGSQTCLPARENGWNRLRRKFSGGILKEHITSSKFNPSASQVSNGPYSIDICEEVEDFVSASDVSVSSNSRCDSPFSFASFVTSSPGLSKSNLKEVEFAAPLSEIALSRSPSFNLVDSFSSFLVSKSKSCSPSPALSPATSDYSSSFTFSPSSSNWSDLTFVSAQPSPNGLESRDADPGKRGPVEETVSVGQEVPGQCSSCGETLPSLSEHMGSHFPSRMILRSTAEVSRNTENLTSYMGNNVLKDVGCNSFNSDVPSEREGKKPISDANGYVPNDEF from the exons AT GGAAGAAGAGAAGGAGCAATCACCAGGTGGAAGTTGGAAGACATACTCAAGGTCGGTTTCATGGACTGGACATCCACCAAGAAAGTCTAATTCTAAACCACAATGGAACAGCAAAGCACGAGCTTGTTTGCCGCCACTTCAACCTCTCTCTATCATTAGACCGAGTTTTGAGGATTGGCCAAAAGCTGGGTCGGATGATCTTGGTATATGGCCAAATCCTCCAACTCCCGGTGCAAGGCCTGGGTCCGCAACTCCCTGTGAAAATTCAGCCTTAGATAAACCTCCTCGAGAATTTGACTTTAGAAAAGACAAGCTTGCCTTTTTTGAGAAGGAATGCTCAAGGATTTTAGATCATATATATTTGGGTAGTGTTGCCGTTGCAAAGAATCGCGAAAACCTCCACCAGAATGGAATCACTCATGTGCTGAACTGTGTGGGGTTTGTTTGCCCAGAATATTTTAAGAAGGAACTTGTGTACAAAACACTTTGGCTGCATGACTGCCCGTCTGAGGATATAACAAGTATTCTCTATGATGTGTTTGATTATTTTGAAGATGTTCGGGAACAAGGCAAGCGCGTTCTCGTACACTGCTGTCAAGGTGTGTCTCGATCAAACTCGTTAGTCATTGCATATCTTATGTGGAAAGAGGGGATGAGCTTTGATGATGCATTTCAGCATGTCAAGGCAGCCAGAGGAGTGACTAATCCAAATGTGGGATTTGCTTGCCAACTGTTGCAGTGCCAAAAACGAGTTCATGCTCTCCCTGCAAGCCCTACTTCTGTTCTTAGGATGTACCGTATGGCACCTCACTCCCCATATGATCCCCTGCATCTTGTACCAAAACTGTTGTGTGACCCCATTGAGCAAAAACTCGACTCTAGAGGAGCTTTCATTATTCACATTCCTTGTGCTTTATATGTATGGACCGGGCAGCATTGCTCCCCTGTGATGTCAGATAATGCCATGGCAGCTGCCTCTCAAGTAATTCGTTATGAAAAGGCTCAGGGTCCAGTTATTACTCTTAAAGAAGGTGAAGAGACATTTGAATTTTGGGATGCTCTCCGCTACTGCCGTGTAAACTCCGAGAAAGAAAGTATGCCTGTGGAGTTTGATGTGGTGCCCGCTACAGCTCATCAATCTGTTGGTGAAAGGAAACTCCTAGAGTACGATTTAGATTTCGAAATATTTCACAGAGCACTTTCTGGTGGGGTCTTACCACCGTGTCCGTTATTGGAAGCAGGATCTGTGACGCATCTTCCTGCTAGAGAGAATGGTTGGAACAGATTGAGGAGAAAGTTTGCCAGTGGTGTTGTGAAAGAATTTATTACCTCGTCTAAAATCAACTCTAGTGGCTTTCCAGAGCATGATTTAGATTTTGAATTATCTCACGGAGCAACTCCTGGTGAGGTTGCACCATCATATCCATCAATGGAATCAGGATCTCAAACATGTCTTCCAGCAAGAGAGAATGGTTGGAACAGATTGAGGAGAAAATTTTCCGGTGGTATTTTGAAAGAACATATCACCTCTTCTAAATTCAACCCTAGTGCCTCCCAAGTAAGTAATGGACCCTATTCAATTGATATATGTGAAGAAGTTGAAGATTTTGTATCGGCTTCTGATGTTTCAGTGTCTTCCAATAGTCGGTGtgattcacctttttcatttgcTTCGTTTGTAACCAGCAGCCCTGGTTtgtccaaaagtaacttaaaagaAGTGGAATTTGCAGCTCCTCTTTCTGAGATTGCATTGTCTCGATCACCATCATTCAATCTGGTGGATTCTTTTTCGTCTTTTCTGGTTAGTAAATCCAAGTCCTGTTCACCATCACCGGCACTTTCACCAGCTACCTCTGATTATTCAAGTTCATTTACCTTCTCCCCATCATCATCCAACTGGTCTGACTTAACGTTTGTATCGGCTCAGCCATCTCCTAATGGACTCGAATCCAGAGATGCTGATCCCGGTAAGCGTGGTCCTGTAGAGGAAACTGTTTCTGTAGGTCAAGAAGTACCCGGTCAATGTTCATCCTGTGGAGAGACTTTGCCCTCCCTTTCAGAGCATATGGGCAGCCATTTTCCTTCTAGGATGATCCTGCGCTCCACTGCAGAAGTGTCTCGTAATACAGAAAACTTGACAAGCTACATGGGAAACAATGTATTGAAAGATGTTGGATGCAACAGCTTTAATAGTGATGTTCCTTCCGAGAGGGAGGGGAAAAAGCCAATTTCAGATGCAAATGGTTATGTTCCTAATGATGAGTTTTAA
- the LOC140821907 gene encoding protein-tyrosine-phosphatase MKP1-like isoform X3, with product MIREEEKEQSPGGSWKTYSRSVSWTGHPPRKSNSKPQWNSKARACLPPLQPLSIIRPSFEDWPKAGSDDLGIWPNPPTPGARPGSATPCENSALDKPPREFDFRKDKLAFFEKECSRILDHIYLGSVAVAKNRENLHQNGITHVLNCVGFVCPEYFKKELVYKTLWLHDCPSEDITSILYDVFDYFEDVREQGKRVLVHCCQGVSRSNSLVIAYLMWKEGMSFDDAFQHVKAARGVTNPNVGFACQLLQCQKRVHALPASPTSVLRMYRMAPHSPYDPLHLVPKLLCDPIEQKLDSRGAFIIHIPCALYVWTGQHCSPVMSDNAMAAASQVIRYEKAQGPVITLKEGEETFEFWDALRYCRVNSEKESMPVEFDVVPATAHQSVGERKLLEYDLDFEIFHRALSGGVLPPCPLLEAGSVTHLPARENGWNRLRRKFASGVVKEFITSSKINSSGFPEHDLDFELSHGATPGEVAPSYPSMESGSQTCLPARENGWNRLRRKFSGGILKEHITSSKFNPSASQVSNGPYSIDICEEVEDFVSASDVSVSSNSRCDSPFSFASFVTSSPGLSKSNLKEVEFAAPLSEIALSRSPSFNLVDSFSSFLPSPNGLESRDADPGKRGPVEETVSVGQEVPGQCSSCGETLPSLSEHMGSHFPSRMILRSTAEVSRNTENLTSYMGNNVLKDVGCNSFNSDVPSEREGKKPISDANGYVPNDEF from the exons ATGATAAGGGAAGAAGAGAAGGAGCAATCACCAGGTGGAAGTTGGAAGACATACTCAAGGTCGGTTTCATGGACTGGACATCCACCAAGAAAGTCTAATTCTAAACCACAATGGAACAGCAAAGCACGAGCTTGTTTGCCGCCACTTCAACCTCTCTCTATCATTAGACCGAGTTTTGAGGATTGGCCAAAAGCTGGGTCGGATGATCTTGGTATATGGCCAAATCCTCCAACTCCCGGTGCAAGGCCTGGGTCCGCAACTCCCTGTGAAAATTCAGCCTTAGATAAACCTCCTCGAGAATTTGACTTTAGAAAAGACAAGCTTGCCTTTTTTGAGAAGGAATGCTCAAGGATTTTAGATCATATATATTTGGGTAGTGTTGCCGTTGCAAAGAATCGCGAAAACCTCCACCAGAATGGAATCACTCATGTGCTGAACTGTGTGGGGTTTGTTTGCCCAGAATATTTTAAGAAGGAACTTGTGTACAAAACACTTTGGCTGCATGACTGCCCGTCTGAGGATATAACAAGTATTCTCTATGATGTGTTTGATTATTTTGAAGATGTTCGGGAACAAGGCAAGCGCGTTCTCGTACACTGCTGTCAAGGTGTGTCTCGATCAAACTCGTTAGTCATTGCATATCTTATGTGGAAAGAGGGGATGAGCTTTGATGATGCATTTCAGCATGTCAAGGCAGCCAGAGGAGTGACTAATCCAAATGTGGGATTTGCTTGCCAACTGTTGCAGTGCCAAAAACGAGTTCATGCTCTCCCTGCAAGCCCTACTTCTGTTCTTAGGATGTACCGTATGGCACCTCACTCCCCATATGATCCCCTGCATCTTGTACCAAAACTGTTGTGTGACCCCATTGAGCAAAAACTCGACTCTAGAGGAGCTTTCATTATTCACATTCCTTGTGCTTTATATGTATGGACCGGGCAGCATTGCTCCCCTGTGATGTCAGATAATGCCATGGCAGCTGCCTCTCAAGTAATTCGTTATGAAAAGGCTCAGGGTCCAGTTATTACTCTTAAAGAAGGTGAAGAGACATTTGAATTTTGGGATGCTCTCCGCTACTGCCGTGTAAACTCCGAGAAAGAAAGTATGCCTGTGGAGTTTGATGTGGTGCCCGCTACAGCTCATCAATCTGTTGGTGAAAGGAAACTCCTAGAGTACGATTTAGATTTCGAAATATTTCACAGAGCACTTTCTGGTGGGGTCTTACCACCGTGTCCGTTATTGGAAGCAGGATCTGTGACGCATCTTCCTGCTAGAGAGAATGGTTGGAACAGATTGAGGAGAAAGTTTGCCAGTGGTGTTGTGAAAGAATTTATTACCTCGTCTAAAATCAACTCTAGTGGCTTTCCAGAGCATGATTTAGATTTTGAATTATCTCACGGAGCAACTCCTGGTGAGGTTGCACCATCATATCCATCAATGGAATCAGGATCTCAAACATGTCTTCCAGCAAGAGAGAATGGTTGGAACAGATTGAGGAGAAAATTTTCCGGTGGTATTTTGAAAGAACATATCACCTCTTCTAAATTCAACCCTAGTGCCTCCCAAGTAAGTAATGGACCCTATTCAATTGATATATGTGAAGAAGTTGAAGATTTTGTATCGGCTTCTGATGTTTCAGTGTCTTCCAATAGTCGGTGtgattcacctttttcatttgcTTCGTTTGTAACCAGCAGCCCTGGTTtgtccaaaagtaacttaaaagaAGTGGAATTTGCAGCTCCTCTTTCTGAGATTGCATTGTCTCGATCACCATCATTCAATCTGGTGGATTCTTTTTCGTCTTTTCTG CCATCTCCTAATGGACTCGAATCCAGAGATGCTGATCCCGGTAAGCGTGGTCCTGTAGAGGAAACTGTTTCTGTAGGTCAAGAAGTACCCGGTCAATGTTCATCCTGTGGAGAGACTTTGCCCTCCCTTTCAGAGCATATGGGCAGCCATTTTCCTTCTAGGATGATCCTGCGCTCCACTGCAGAAGTGTCTCGTAATACAGAAAACTTGACAAGCTACATGGGAAACAATGTATTGAAAGATGTTGGATGCAACAGCTTTAATAGTGATGTTCCTTCCGAGAGGGAGGGGAAAAAGCCAATTTCAGATGCAAATGGTTATGTTCCTAATGATGAGTTTTAA